In Mycetocola zhujimingii, one DNA window encodes the following:
- a CDS encoding MarR family winged helix-turn-helix transcriptional regulator, whose protein sequence is MAKTIAEQASDLRMATFRLARRLRAERAENELSDGQLSVLFGLRAAGTHTLGELAERERVSAPSMNRTVNCLEESGYLTRVPDATDKRKANIQLTDAGVAIVKATVTKRDAWLHHQLRALDPADRETLAKAADLMRRLATQ, encoded by the coding sequence GTGGCAAAAACTATCGCTGAGCAGGCCTCCGACCTGCGGATGGCAACCTTCCGGCTGGCGCGTCGACTTCGTGCCGAACGCGCAGAGAACGAGCTGAGCGACGGGCAACTGTCTGTTCTCTTCGGCTTGCGCGCGGCGGGCACCCACACCCTCGGCGAGCTGGCCGAACGTGAGCGCGTATCGGCGCCGTCGATGAACCGCACGGTGAATTGCCTCGAAGAGTCGGGCTACCTGACGAGGGTTCCCGACGCCACCGATAAACGTAAAGCCAACATCCAATTGACGGATGCCGGCGTCGCGATCGTCAAAGCAACAGTCACCAAGAGGGATGCCTGGCTTCACCACCAGCTCCGCGCCCTCGATCCCGCCGACAGAGAAACCCTGGCCAAGGCCGCAGACCTGATGAGGAGACTCGCCACCCAGTGA
- a CDS encoding alpha/beta hydrolase yields the protein MTDEDKTRTDATAPESRTLVDADGVTIYYYTWSVPNPKGVIHLSHGVGEHARRYAPLARELNAADYTVIAHDQRGHGQTGIHHLGMGKLGDRSIRAAIDTAQFVGERIRDEHSELPLVLLAHSWGSMMAQKIINRASIYDAVVLSGSSLAVPGVVGAGNYNRRWKSPTATGLEWLSRDESVWEGFSADEFNFDIAVNPVWTPVQAFFVLVGLPPRQMPRDIPMLIQGGSEDPLGGTRGLTLLRDAYVKRAKLSDVTLKIYQGARHEIYNETNRDEIIADLVGWLDAHTQVVR from the coding sequence ATGACCGATGAGGATAAAACGCGAACGGATGCCACGGCGCCCGAATCAAGGACGCTGGTCGACGCCGACGGGGTCACCATTTACTACTACACCTGGTCGGTGCCGAATCCGAAGGGCGTCATCCACCTGAGCCATGGAGTGGGTGAACACGCCCGCCGCTATGCGCCGCTCGCCAGGGAACTCAACGCGGCCGACTACACAGTCATCGCTCACGATCAGCGCGGACACGGCCAGACCGGAATCCACCACCTCGGAATGGGCAAACTCGGCGATCGCAGCATTCGAGCCGCGATCGACACCGCACAGTTCGTCGGCGAGCGGATTCGGGATGAGCACTCAGAGTTGCCCCTGGTGCTGCTCGCGCACAGCTGGGGCTCGATGATGGCGCAAAAGATCATCAATCGTGCGAGCATTTACGACGCTGTCGTCCTGTCCGGATCGTCGCTCGCCGTCCCTGGCGTTGTCGGAGCCGGCAACTACAACCGCAGGTGGAAATCACCGACGGCGACCGGGCTGGAATGGCTCAGCCGGGACGAGTCCGTGTGGGAGGGATTCTCTGCCGACGAGTTCAACTTCGACATTGCCGTGAACCCGGTGTGGACGCCGGTGCAGGCGTTTTTTGTACTTGTCGGGCTTCCGCCGCGACAGATGCCCCGCGACATCCCGATGCTCATCCAGGGCGGTTCGGAAGACCCACTCGGTGGCACACGTGGGCTGACGCTGTTGCGTGACGCATACGTCAAGCGGGCGAAGCTCAGCGACGTCACGCTGAAGATCTACCAGGGTGCCCGGCACGAGATCTACAACGAGACGAACCGCGACGAGATCATCGCCGACCTGGTGGGCTGGCTCGACGCGCACACTCAAGTGGTGCGCTGA
- a CDS encoding histidine phosphatase family protein, with the protein MTTLFLARHGETVWHAEHRYAGTADVQLNENGLREAETLAEWAKTARLDAIYSSPLSRAILTAEPSARATGEIVETDPDLMEVGFGVGEGRTLDELRPTYAAEVDAFVARPAEAILPGGEQGLHGITRYLRAFDRIEAAFPQGRVLVSCHGTALRLTLCSLMGIDPNRYRDLMPVVQNGAVTTLDYTAGRARLYAFNVPASAAAHRY; encoded by the coding sequence ATGACTACTCTGTTTTTGGCCCGCCACGGCGAGACGGTCTGGCACGCTGAGCACCGATACGCCGGTACCGCCGACGTCCAGCTCAACGAGAACGGGTTACGCGAGGCCGAGACCCTTGCGGAATGGGCGAAGACTGCCCGCCTCGACGCGATCTACTCGTCGCCGCTGAGTCGCGCGATCCTCACCGCTGAGCCGAGCGCTCGGGCCACGGGAGAGATCGTCGAGACAGACCCGGATCTCATGGAGGTCGGGTTCGGGGTCGGCGAGGGGCGCACACTCGACGAGCTGCGGCCGACCTATGCCGCGGAGGTTGACGCCTTCGTCGCCAGACCTGCTGAGGCGATTCTGCCCGGCGGTGAGCAGGGACTTCACGGCATCACGCGATACCTTCGCGCGTTCGACAGGATCGAGGCCGCGTTTCCCCAGGGCCGCGTGCTCGTCAGCTGCCACGGCACGGCGCTCCGGCTGACGCTGTGCTCACTGATGGGCATCGACCCGAACCGCTATCGCGACCTCATGCCCGTCGTTCAGAATGGCGCCGTAACCACACTCGACTACACGGCGGGCAGGGCTCGGCTCTATGCATTCAACGTCCCCGCAAGTGCTGCTGCCCACCGGTACTGA
- a CDS encoding lipoyl protein ligase domain-containing protein: MHGEYKVPGGKLVVVDLDVDEGRIVNFRLAGDFFLEPDSALEDINRAVNGLPVETDATALASAIRRGLPEGATLLGFSPEAVATAIRRSLSGAADWRDFPWELIHSKPVSPRMHLALDEVLTAEVGAGRRGPTLRIWEWEESAVVLGSFQSVRNEVDLEQARANGFDVVRRISGGGAMLMGKGQIITYSLYVPAELVKGMTFADSYAYLDDWVLTALRSLGIEATYQPLNDITSPSGKIGGAAQKRLGNGAVLHHVTMSYDMDGELMAKVLRIGREKLSDKGTKSAAKRVDPLRSQTGLSRAEIIERMKATFVSLTDAVPGDITPEEYAEAEALVESKFATDAWLNRVP, from the coding sequence ATGCATGGTGAGTACAAGGTTCCCGGCGGCAAGCTCGTCGTTGTCGACCTCGATGTCGACGAGGGCCGGATCGTCAATTTCCGTCTCGCCGGTGACTTTTTTCTCGAGCCAGACAGCGCTCTCGAAGACATCAACAGGGCCGTCAACGGCCTTCCGGTCGAGACGGATGCCACGGCGCTGGCATCCGCGATCCGCCGCGGTCTTCCTGAGGGAGCGACCCTCCTCGGCTTCAGCCCTGAAGCCGTCGCAACCGCGATCCGCCGCTCGCTCTCCGGGGCCGCCGACTGGCGTGACTTCCCGTGGGAGCTGATCCACTCGAAGCCGGTCTCGCCACGGATGCACCTCGCACTGGACGAGGTGCTCACCGCCGAGGTTGGTGCAGGGCGCCGCGGGCCGACCCTCCGCATCTGGGAATGGGAGGAGTCAGCCGTCGTCCTCGGCAGCTTCCAGTCGGTCAGGAACGAGGTCGACCTGGAACAGGCCAGGGCCAACGGATTCGACGTGGTGCGTCGCATCTCCGGCGGCGGCGCGATGCTCATGGGCAAGGGCCAGATCATCACATACTCGCTCTACGTGCCGGCGGAACTGGTTAAGGGGATGACGTTCGCGGACAGTTACGCCTATCTCGACGACTGGGTGCTCACCGCACTGCGCTCCCTCGGCATCGAGGCGACATACCAGCCGCTGAATGACATCACGAGTCCGAGCGGCAAGATCGGCGGGGCCGCCCAGAAGCGCCTCGGCAACGGAGCTGTCCTCCACCACGTGACCATGAGCTACGACATGGACGGTGAGCTCATGGCGAAGGTGCTCCGAATCGGCCGCGAGAAGCTCAGCGACAAGGGCACGAAGTCGGCCGCGAAACGTGTCGACCCGCTGCGCAGCCAGACCGGTTTGAGCCGCGCCGAGATCATCGAGCGCATGAAGGCCACCTTTGTCAGCCTCACCGATGCGGTTCCCGGCGACATAACACCCGAGGAATATGCCGAGGCTGAAGCTCTCGTCGAGTCCAAGTTCGCCACTGACGCGTGGCTGAATCGGGTGCCGTGA